The following nucleotide sequence is from Fibrobacter sp. UWB2.
TCGTTTGATTACGGAAGGCAAGCGTTTTGGCGGGGAATACGAGCTCATTCAAGGCAAGCGTTCTTTTTCGCGAATCATTTCGCAGGAGCCCGAACGGCTAGAAGAGATTTCCTTGGAATTTGCCCGCATGGCACGAGAGCTCCACGCAACAAAAGCAGATACTTCGCGGCTCAAGTCTTACAAGCAGATGATTACGCAGTTCTATTCCGAAAAGGATTTCGTACCGGAAGACTACAGAAATCGCATCTTGAAATTTTTGGATAAAGTTCCAGATACTGAGACTTGCCTCCATGGCGATTTGCAGATTGGCAATGCCATCACCGACGGAAAGAGGACTTTCTGGATTGACTTGGGTGGGTTCGGATACGGTGCTCCGGAATGGGACCTTGCACTTATGTGGAACTTGGCGCACATGCCAGATGCAGACAAACTAGACTTTCTTTTCCATCTGCCGTCTGAAACGATGAAAGCCCACTGGAACATTTTCTTCACGGCCTATCTCGGCACAAATGATCCGCAGTGCATCGAAGAGGCGACACGCCGACTTCCGCTATTTGCCGCAGCGAAAATTCCGTACATGTTCGGAATAGCGTTCCATAAAAATGTGCCCGAGGAATTTTTCGCTCTTCTCACTCAGATGTTGGACCAGTCAGACACAGGTAAGGAGTAACCATGAAACTCGAATTCGGTTTACAGACTCGCGAAGAACTCGACGAGGCGAGCGCAATTATGGCCAGGGCATACGAGGATTACGACTATGTCACACTCTATTTCCGTGATGCAGAAAAAAGCCGAAAGGGGGTGCAGATTTTTATG
It contains:
- a CDS encoding TIGR02172 family protein, producing MGANNDFQKIDLNDYIQTGEGGTALAYTHRNGKSLAKLYNPDFDANTIKNEFWASRTAFELGISTPEPFRLITEGKRFGGEYELIQGKRSFSRIISQEPERLEEISLEFARMARELHATKADTSRLKSYKQMITQFYSEKDFVPEDYRNRILKFLDKVPDTETCLHGDLQIGNAITDGKRTFWIDLGGFGYGAPEWDLALMWNLAHMPDADKLDFLFHLPSETMKAHWNIFFTAYLGTNDPQCIEEATRRLPLFAAAKIPYMFGIAFHKNVPEEFFALLTQMLDQSDTGKE